Proteins from one Telopea speciosissima isolate NSW1024214 ecotype Mountain lineage chromosome 1, Tspe_v1, whole genome shotgun sequence genomic window:
- the LOC122651655 gene encoding uncharacterized protein LOC122651655, translating into MAILIMSHNVKNPVIQEMFQHSGETVSRHFHSVLAALQIFAQEMIQSPSFEETPPEIKSNRKYFSFFANCIGAIDGTHMRFPVLKMMPQYSFKTQVLMVIACVTMHSFIRKQTTSDLLFEKTERGELDNEEDSDNDDDEVVNIENVVGGSQQQRWEAYRKEISNQIEEAYRD; encoded by the exons ATGGCCATCTTAATAATGTCTCATAATGTTAAAAACCCGGTAATCCAAGAAATGTTTCAGCATTCAGGTGAAACAGTGAGTCGTCACTTCCATAGTGTATTGGCAGCACTACAAATATTTGCTCAAGAGATGATACAGTCACCTTCATTTGAAGAGACACCACCAGAGATCAAATCAAATCGAAAATATTTTTCGTTCTTTGCAAATTGCATTGGAGCAATAGATGGAACACAT ATGCGTTTTCCCGTTCTGAAGATGATGCCTCAGTATAGTTTCAAGACACAAGTTTTGATGGTAATTGCCTGTGTAACCATGCACAGCTTTATTAGAAAGCAAACGACATCAGATTTGCTTTTTGAAAAAACAGAGAGGGGAGAGTTGGATAATGAAGAAGATagtgataatgatgatgatgaggttgTGAACATTGAAAATGTGGTGGGTGGCTCGCAGCAACAGCGATGGGAAGCATATCGGAaagaaatttcaaatcaaatcgAGGAAGCTTATCGCGATtga